One genomic window of Candidatus Kuenenia stuttgartiensis includes the following:
- a CDS encoding PA14 domain-containing protein has product MNDRYWSLPFFKDLVDYKSFLIPYSFLRNYSLHMSPNFLFFRGDGNSRHNIGAMGQLFQFEGILIVLGIIFLVLCIRKKKGNAVLLWWFLLFPVSASLTYESIPHAIRSIYGLPVFQIIAAVGLVSTIAYVRSVGIKHQQFKKYINYPLIVLTGSFIIFSICNVSNYFWRYYKIYPETKFGAWSYGIKEAIQITDKLKNTDTVSFMNMGNKYIYILFHTKYDPQKWQKSKIFDKYKYNTINRLVGRKQVLIVNAGEYASFRTIQTIYFPDGKAGIEIKEVGERKFKEIPLSDVRPELIGGLKGSYFNGKNFEKFVLSRTDNKINFNWKRNSPCQGINKDNFSVQWDGLIRIDESGDYTFYTVSDDGVRLKIDGDMLIDNWTSHTSKENKAKRYLRKGWHRIFIEYNDTGYDAKIRLLWSSSSLNKSLVPSTNLSWSKDGYEIEELDGEKIDVIPFSEVKPEFTGGLKGSYFNGKNFEKFVLSRTDRKIDFNWGLNSPCQRINEDNFSVRWDGLIRIDESGDYTFYTVSDDGVRLKIDGYIVIDNWTKHSATEDKSEISMKKGWHKISIEYNDVGKSARIKLLWSSSSINKSLVPSTHLSFL; this is encoded by the coding sequence TTGAATGATAGATATTGGTCTCTGCCTTTCTTTAAAGACCTGGTTGACTATAAATCTTTTCTGATTCCGTATTCATTCCTGAGGAATTATTCACTTCATATGTCCCCAAATTTTTTATTTTTCAGAGGTGATGGAAATTCAAGGCATAACATAGGGGCTATGGGTCAACTTTTTCAATTTGAAGGCATTCTCATTGTTTTAGGTATTATATTTCTTGTATTGTGCATAAGGAAGAAAAAGGGGAATGCAGTTTTGTTATGGTGGTTTTTGCTGTTTCCGGTATCTGCAAGCTTAACTTATGAAAGTATCCCTCATGCAATCAGATCGATTTACGGATTACCTGTTTTTCAAATAATAGCCGCCGTTGGCTTGGTATCTACTATTGCTTACGTAAGAAGCGTTGGTATAAAACACCAGCAGTTTAAAAAATATATCAACTACCCGCTTATAGTGTTAACGGGGTCCTTTATAATTTTTAGTATTTGTAATGTAAGTAATTACTTTTGGAGATACTATAAGATATACCCTGAAACCAAGTTCGGAGCCTGGTCTTATGGCATAAAAGAGGCGATTCAGATAACTGATAAATTGAAAAATACCGATACTGTTAGTTTTATGAATATGGGTAATAAATACATTTACATTTTATTTCATACAAAGTACGACCCGCAAAAATGGCAAAAAAGTAAAATATTTGACAAATATAAGTACAATACTATTAACAGGTTAGTCGGCAGGAAACAGGTCTTAATTGTTAACGCGGGAGAATATGCCTCATTCAGGACTATTCAAACAATATACTTTCCCGACGGAAAGGCTGGTATTGAAATAAAGGAAGTCGGAGAAAGAAAATTTAAGGAGATTCCATTGTCTGATGTCAGGCCGGAATTAATAGGAGGATTAAAGGGCAGCTATTTCAACGGCAAGAATTTTGAGAAATTCGTGCTTTCAAGAACGGACAATAAGATAAATTTTAATTGGAAACGCAATTCACCGTGCCAGGGAATAAATAAGGATAATTTTTCTGTACAGTGGGATGGATTAATCAGAATCGATGAAAGTGGTGATTATACATTTTACACCGTGAGTGATGATGGTGTCAGGTTAAAGATTGATGGAGATATGCTTATTGATAATTGGACCAGCCATACATCAAAAGAGAATAAAGCAAAGAGATATCTTAGAAAAGGGTGGCACAGGATTTTTATAGAATACAACGACACAGGTTATGATGCTAAAATAAGACTATTATGGAGTTCTTCTTCGCTGAATAAATCATTAGTACCATCAACTAATCTTAGCTGGTCTAAAGATGGCTATGAAATTGAAGAACTGGATGGGGAAAAAATTGATGTAATTCCTTTTTCTGAAGTAAAACCAGAGTTTACAGGAGGATTGAAGGGAAGCTATTTCAATGGCAAGAATTTTGAGAAATTCGTGCTTTCAAGAACGGACAGGAAGATAGATTTTAATTGGGGACTGAATTCACCGTGCCAGAGAATAAATGAAGATAATTTTTCTGTGCGATGGGATGGATTAATCAGAATCGATGAAAGTGGTGATTACACATTCTACACAGTGAGCGACGATGGTGTCAGGTTAAAAATTGATGGATATATTGTCATTGATAATTGGACTAAACATAGTGCAACAGAGGACAAATCTGAGATTAGTATGAAAAAAGGATGGCACAAGATATCTATAGAATATAACGATGTAGGCAAATCTGCGAGGATAAAATTATTATGGAGTTCTTCTTCAATAAATAAATCTTTAGTTCCATCAACACATCTCAGTTTTCTTTAA
- a CDS encoding efflux RND transporter permease subunit: protein MSRFFIDRPIFATVISILIVIVGLIAYFTLPVSQYPKVTPPTIVVRASFPGANPEVIADTVATPLEQEINGVEDMLYMSSQSTSNGMMQLTITFAIGTDIDKAQVLVENRIAVAEPRLPEEVRRIGITVRKSSPDMLLVVHLLSPDNTYDQLYISNYASIRVYDVLTRIGGVGNVTLFGAREYSMRVWLDPEKLYSMGMTVNDVVQSLREQNVEVAAGIIGQPPMPQGNAFQISVNTLGRLVEEKQFGDVIIRTGEDGRVTRLKDVARIELGARDYGVNSYLDSKSAQGLGIFQLPGSNALATAEAIEKTMARISKDFPKGLEYRIVYNPTKFVQQSINEVYHTLFIAFILVFIVVIIFLQDWKAALLPMIDAIVSLVGTFAVMSAFGFSLNNLTLFGLVIAIGIVVDDSIVVVENIKRWMSKGLEPREATLKAMAEITGPVLAITLVLSSVFIPTAFLPGISGQFYRQFALTIAVSTILSAINALTLAPARAVQLIKPYSEAEKQVPLPRVGIAVIVGFATYSLLTGPLASILGVNITGQAYDHSSPSHSTVAPWAIRIGLLAAGCAIGWFAGHYLNMALKKAFGVFNRSFDRVTNLYGRTISRILRFSIIAVIAYCGLIGLTYIGFTKVSTGFIPAQDQGYLIVDVALPDGASLERTDAVIARATNIILGTPGIAYAVGLAGFSGATFTNSSDAGVIFTPLAPFDERAKNGPALDQIIADLSKRLSVIQEARLLVISPPPVRGLGTSGGFKMMVEDRAGMGIKELEKAAYALIDAANQEPGLTGVYTTFSTKTPQIYVEVDRTKAKKLDVPLTNIFDALQVYLGSVYVNDINLFGRVYRVTAQAEGGFRQQAEDIAKLRTRSLNGNSIPLGSFVDIKHETGPDRVVRYNLFPAIEVSGATLPGFSSGQAIEAMVRLAGRILPVGMSYEWTELAYQEVTQGNTSLYIFPVCVLFVFLILSSLYESWSLPLTIVLIVPMCLLSAIFGIWLRGMDNNILSQIGFVVLVGLACKNAILIVEFAKDYQDTGKGCEEAVIEASRVRLRPILMTSFAFILGVIPLLIATGAGAEMRQALGTSVFSGMFGVTFFGLFLTPVFYIVIRKITESGKNRSVKV, encoded by the coding sequence GTGTCCCGGTTTTTCATAGACAGGCCTATATTCGCTACAGTGATCTCGATCCTGATAGTAATCGTAGGTTTGATAGCGTATTTTACATTGCCCGTAAGCCAGTACCCGAAGGTCACTCCGCCTACCATAGTCGTTCGCGCGAGCTTTCCCGGCGCAAACCCTGAGGTCATAGCTGACACCGTAGCAACGCCGCTCGAGCAGGAGATAAACGGAGTTGAGGACATGCTCTATATGTCCTCGCAGTCGACGAGCAACGGCATGATGCAGCTCACGATAACGTTCGCGATCGGAACCGATATAGACAAGGCTCAGGTGCTTGTTGAAAACAGAATCGCCGTGGCCGAGCCCAGGTTGCCGGAGGAGGTTAGGCGGATAGGCATCACGGTGAGAAAAAGTTCTCCGGACATGTTGCTGGTAGTTCATCTCCTCTCGCCCGATAATACCTACGATCAGCTCTACATAAGCAACTACGCGTCGATCAGGGTTTACGACGTTCTTACTCGTATAGGGGGTGTCGGCAACGTGACCTTGTTCGGGGCGCGGGAATACAGCATGAGGGTATGGCTCGATCCCGAAAAGCTCTACTCGATGGGCATGACTGTAAATGACGTGGTGCAGTCGCTCCGTGAGCAGAACGTAGAGGTCGCGGCCGGCATCATTGGGCAGCCGCCCATGCCCCAGGGCAACGCCTTTCAGATCTCCGTTAACACACTTGGAAGGCTGGTCGAAGAAAAGCAGTTCGGCGACGTAATCATCAGGACTGGTGAAGACGGGCGTGTCACGCGGTTAAAGGACGTGGCGCGGATAGAGCTAGGAGCGAGGGATTACGGCGTCAACAGTTATCTCGACAGTAAGTCTGCGCAGGGGCTCGGTATATTTCAGCTCCCAGGGTCTAACGCACTGGCTACGGCAGAGGCCATAGAAAAAACGATGGCCCGGATCAGCAAGGACTTCCCCAAGGGTCTCGAATACAGGATTGTCTATAACCCGACGAAATTCGTGCAGCAATCCATAAACGAGGTGTACCACACTCTCTTCATTGCATTCATACTCGTTTTCATCGTTGTCATAATATTCCTTCAGGACTGGAAGGCCGCACTGCTGCCCATGATAGATGCAATAGTGTCGCTCGTCGGCACGTTCGCCGTCATGTCGGCCTTCGGATTCTCGCTCAACAACCTCACGCTGTTCGGCCTTGTGATCGCGATAGGCATCGTGGTGGACGACTCTATCGTCGTTGTTGAGAACATCAAGCGGTGGATGTCGAAGGGACTCGAGCCCAGGGAGGCCACCTTAAAAGCGATGGCTGAAATTACCGGCCCCGTGCTCGCGATTACCCTCGTACTTAGTTCGGTGTTTATACCCACTGCATTTCTCCCCGGGATAAGCGGCCAGTTCTACAGGCAGTTCGCGCTTACTATCGCGGTATCTACTATCCTGTCCGCCATAAACGCGCTTACTCTCGCACCAGCGAGGGCGGTGCAGCTAATCAAGCCGTATAGCGAGGCCGAAAAACAGGTGCCGCTGCCACGTGTTGGCATAGCCGTAATTGTCGGCTTTGCCACCTACTCGTTACTGACAGGCCCTCTCGCATCTATCCTGGGCGTTAATATTACCGGACAGGCTTACGATCACTCGTCACCTTCTCACAGCACGGTTGCCCCTTGGGCAATCCGCATAGGGCTTCTCGCTGCCGGATGCGCCATCGGATGGTTCGCGGGACATTATCTCAACATGGCTCTTAAAAAGGCGTTCGGCGTTTTTAACCGCTCTTTCGACCGCGTGACAAACCTTTACGGGAGGACTATCAGCAGGATTTTACGCTTCAGCATCATTGCCGTAATTGCCTATTGCGGACTCATCGGACTGACGTATATCGGATTCACGAAGGTATCCACTGGATTTATACCCGCGCAAGACCAGGGGTATCTCATAGTGGACGTCGCACTTCCGGACGGCGCCTCTCTCGAGAGGACTGACGCAGTCATCGCCCGCGCGACGAATATTATCCTGGGTACGCCGGGCATTGCCTATGCTGTAGGGCTTGCGGGGTTCTCGGGGGCGACATTCACGAACAGCTCGGACGCGGGCGTCATATTCACCCCGCTCGCACCATTCGACGAACGGGCCAAAAACGGTCCCGCGCTCGATCAGATAATAGCCGACCTTAGCAAGAGGCTCTCTGTTATACAGGAAGCCAGACTCCTGGTTATTTCTCCCCCGCCGGTCAGGGGATTGGGTACGTCAGGCGGGTTCAAGATGATGGTAGAAGACCGCGCCGGCATGGGCATAAAGGAGCTCGAGAAGGCGGCCTACGCCTTGATCGATGCAGCGAATCAGGAGCCAGGCCTGACTGGGGTGTATACCACGTTTAGCACGAAGACCCCGCAGATATACGTCGAGGTCGACAGGACAAAGGCAAAGAAGTTAGACGTCCCGCTGACTAATATCTTCGACGCGCTTCAGGTTTATCTGGGGTCGGTGTATGTGAACGACATCAACCTCTTTGGGAGGGTTTACAGAGTTACGGCGCAGGCGGAAGGAGGCTTCCGTCAGCAGGCCGAAGACATCGCGAAGTTAAGGACACGTAGCCTAAACGGGAATTCCATCCCTCTTGGCTCGTTTGTTGATATCAAGCACGAAACGGGACCTGACCGTGTTGTGCGCTATAACCTCTTCCCCGCGATCGAAGTGAGCGGCGCCACGCTGCCCGGATTCAGCTCTGGCCAGGCGATTGAAGCGATGGTGAGGTTAGCAGGCCGGATACTTCCCGTGGGCATGAGCTACGAATGGACGGAACTTGCATATCAAGAGGTCACGCAGGGAAACACGTCGCTGTATATATTCCCGGTATGTGTGTTGTTCGTATTCCTCATATTGTCTTCGCTCTATGAGAGCTGGTCACTCCCTCTGACGATCGTACTGATCGTGCCCATGTGCCTCCTTTCGGCGATATTTGGCATATGGCTTCGGGGCATGGACAACAATATCCTTTCACAGATAGGGTTCGTTGTGCTCGTGGGGCTCGCGTGTAAGAACGCGATTTTAATAGTGGAATTCGCCAAAGACTATCAGGATACGGGCAAGGGGTGCGAGGAGGCCGTGATCGAGGCCTCGCGCGTCAGGCTTCGTCCGATATTGATGACCTCGTTCGCTTTCATACTTGGGGTAATCCCCCTATTGATTGCCACAGGAGCCGGCGCCGAGATGCGTCAGGCGTTGGGAACCTCGGTATTCAGCGGCATGTTCGGGGTCACGTTCTTCGGCCTGTTTTTAACCCCTGTGTTCTACATCGTGATCAGGAAGATCACGGAATCCGGAAAAAACCGGAGTGTAAAAGTGTAA
- a CDS encoding DUF5069 domain-containing protein — MNMIDWKLEFKLLCGHVLMELAAGERTPARIFSEADREFLRLIGSKPQEIFNACDDLLNNGAPAYAEILRLHEIRRDYFLHAQGGKTPPLKTDYRPAEATLGDIAGLPRVIDKARAKLEGRLADDLFFPCSQSRAVLRELGIGCVEFFELIRDCPTDEAVLAAIRHRRKFPLTTPTGLKTHWLIPSEPFLSYEEYLCATGENAVHKARAMSPEQIVTELLASGLRGRGGAGFPTGVKWRTLVRHTCPTRYVVCNAAEGEPGTFKDRYLLRKNPYATIEGMLIAAHAVNAAGIYIALKRSFGPSIERVRQAISEMASKGLMDGIEIKIVEGPEEYLFGEEKALLNVVEGFPPMPREAYCPPYEIGLFATPNSPNPALLDNAQTLAHVPSIVRHGGASFRRLGTHDTSGTLIFTVCGDVQRPGVYECEAGITLRKLFYDVAGGPHTGRQFKVALSGVACGVILADRFDTPTEFDAFQMIGSGLGSAGFIVLDNAASIPRVTQAVARFLYVESCNQCPACKAGLRTASHGIDELLQHLHLHDDRAGLDWIMEGAHSAPQANRCFLPAQGAKLIPGLVQSFREEFEPYAKGKRPQSEPWPIPKIVDYDEEKHHFSYDEKQTKKKPDWTYAP, encoded by the coding sequence ATGAACATGATCGATTGGAAACTGGAATTCAAATTATTGTGCGGACACGTCCTGATGGAACTGGCAGCCGGGGAGCGAACCCCGGCCAGGATATTCTCCGAGGCCGACCGCGAGTTTCTTCGCTTGATCGGCAGCAAACCGCAGGAAATATTCAACGCGTGCGACGATCTGCTCAACAACGGTGCACCGGCCTACGCCGAAATTTTGCGGCTGCACGAGATTCGTCGTGATTACTTTCTGCATGCGCAAGGCGGAAAAACTCCACCGTTGAAAACCGATTACCGGCCGGCCGAGGCGACGCTCGGCGATATCGCGGGATTACCTCGCGTCATTGACAAGGCGCGGGCTAAACTTGAAGGTCGGTTGGCGGACGATCTTTTCTTTCCCTGTAGCCAAAGTCGTGCCGTGCTACGGGAACTGGGCATCGGCTGCGTCGAGTTCTTCGAACTGATCCGCGATTGCCCGACTGATGAAGCGGTGCTGGCCGCGATCCGGCATCGCCGAAAATTTCCCCTCACGACGCCCACCGGCCTGAAGACGCACTGGCTGATTCCGTCGGAACCGTTCCTCTCGTACGAAGAATATCTGTGCGCGACCGGCGAGAACGCCGTGCACAAGGCTCGCGCGATGTCTCCGGAGCAGATCGTGACGGAGTTGTTGGCGTCGGGGTTGCGCGGTCGGGGCGGGGCGGGATTTCCCACCGGCGTCAAGTGGCGCACACTGGTGCGACACACCTGTCCCACCCGTTACGTGGTCTGCAATGCGGCAGAGGGTGAGCCCGGCACGTTCAAGGACCGCTACCTTCTGCGCAAGAATCCGTACGCCACGATTGAGGGGATGCTGATTGCGGCTCATGCAGTCAATGCGGCGGGCATTTACATCGCGCTCAAACGAAGCTTCGGGCCGTCCATCGAACGCGTCAGGCAGGCGATCAGCGAAATGGCCTCCAAAGGATTGATGGATGGGATCGAGATCAAAATCGTGGAAGGCCCGGAAGAATACCTCTTCGGCGAGGAGAAAGCGTTGCTCAACGTAGTCGAAGGATTCCCGCCCATGCCACGCGAGGCGTACTGTCCGCCGTACGAGATCGGACTGTTTGCTACGCCCAACTCCCCAAACCCGGCCCTGTTGGACAACGCACAGACGCTAGCGCATGTCCCAAGCATCGTGCGGCACGGCGGGGCGTCGTTCCGTCGGCTGGGCACGCACGATACGTCCGGCACTTTGATCTTTACCGTATGCGGCGACGTACAACGCCCGGGTGTGTATGAGTGCGAAGCGGGCATTACGTTGCGCAAGTTGTTCTACGATGTCGCAGGCGGACCGCACACGGGGCGGCAATTCAAGGTGGCGCTCTCGGGCGTGGCCTGCGGGGTCATTCTCGCGGACAGGTTCGACACGCCAACCGAATTTGACGCATTCCAGATGATCGGCTCCGGGCTGGGCTCGGCGGGCTTCATCGTGCTGGACAACGCCGCAAGCATTCCACGGGTAACGCAGGCCGTGGCTCGGTTTCTCTATGTCGAATCCTGCAATCAATGTCCGGCTTGCAAAGCCGGTTTACGGACCGCTTCGCACGGCATCGACGAACTCCTCCAGCACCTTCATCTCCATGATGACCGGGCAGGCCTCGATTGGATCATGGAAGGTGCACATTCCGCACCGCAGGCAAATCGCTGCTTTCTGCCGGCGCAGGGCGCGAAGTTGATTCCCGGTTTGGTGCAGTCATTTCGGGAGGAGTTTGAGCCATACGCGAAAGGCAAGCGGCCTCAGTCCGAGCCTTGGCCGATCCCGAAAATCGTGGATTATGATGAAGAGAAACACCATTTCTCCTACGACGAAAAGCAGACAAAGAAGAAACCAGATTGGACCTACGCTCCATGA
- a CDS encoding ABC transporter ATP-binding protein: protein MDSFAVKIEGLTKVYKDFWKRKSVPALTNLNLEIKQGEIFGLLGPNGSGKTTTVKLLLGFLHPTSGRSWLLGKPSGHIQTKNKIGFLPEESYLYTFLNAEEILDFYGKLFNLSRKERKERIDKLIYLVGLNPYRKRLLSKYSKGMLRRIGIAQAIINDPDLIILDEPTSGLDPIGRREIKELISEFNKQGKTVLLCSHLLADVQSICSRIAILNKGVLQVSGNVKELLCRNEVMEFLVKNLSDGDLELVKKFIAEKNGEVLSMHPHRSTLEELFVNIIQQHN, encoded by the coding sequence GTGGATAGTTTTGCCGTTAAAATAGAAGGCCTTACTAAGGTTTACAAAGATTTTTGGAAACGGAAAAGTGTTCCCGCCCTGACAAATCTGAATCTTGAAATCAAACAGGGAGAAATATTTGGGCTTTTAGGTCCCAACGGATCGGGAAAGACTACTACTGTTAAATTACTCCTTGGATTTCTTCACCCCACCAGCGGCAGGTCCTGGTTATTGGGAAAACCTTCCGGCCATATACAAACCAAAAATAAGATCGGTTTTTTACCAGAAGAATCCTATTTATATACATTTTTGAATGCGGAAGAGATCCTGGATTTTTATGGAAAACTTTTCAATCTTTCCCGAAAAGAAAGAAAGGAAAGGATCGATAAATTAATCTACCTTGTAGGGTTGAACCCTTACCGAAAGCGCCTTTTGAGTAAATACTCAAAAGGGATGCTGAGGAGAATCGGCATTGCACAGGCGATAATAAATGACCCGGATTTGATTATACTGGACGAGCCTACCAGCGGGCTTGACCCAATAGGCCGCCGGGAAATAAAAGAGCTGATAAGTGAATTTAACAAACAGGGCAAAACCGTATTGCTCTGTTCTCATCTGTTGGCAGACGTGCAAAGTATTTGCAGCAGAATCGCGATTCTTAATAAAGGTGTTTTGCAAGTGTCAGGCAACGTGAAGGAATTGCTTTGCCGAAACGAAGTAATGGAGTTTCTGGTCAAAAACCTATCTGACGGCGATTTAGAATTGGTAAAAAAATTTATAGCGGAGAAAAACGGCGAAGTACTTTCTATGCATCCTCATCGTTCAACATTGGAGGAACTGTTTGTTAACATCATACAGCAGCACAATTAG
- a CDS encoding ISAs1 family transposase, translated as MNQHTTPIDNTHNELLHSITVRPVSQNDQANWDTLMRQHHYLGFRSLVGESIRYVAESQGQWLALIGWAAAALKCTVRDKWIGWPPFLKSQRLKLIANNSRFLILPQIHVPNLASRILSLNLKRLSQDWTKVYGHPIWLVETFVDPRFFKGVCYKAAGWIFLGHSTGFARSSQGYLLHNKPKMVFVRSLKAQVQKQLNNPNLTIQLRKETKPMKLSLKDAEFLDELLQQIPEHRMPRGVRHRKRSILAISICAIICNAWSFAAIAEWAKRCPQNMLKRLSCRYNTKTKRYEPPSEPTIRRFLQQVDAEAVDKVLSRWFQSVGDKSLPIAVDGKTLCGARQPDGKQVHLLAAFLHKQGIVLAQTQVDCKTNEIPMVPVLFDDLDIKDRVVTFDALHAQKETAHIT; from the coding sequence ATGAACCAGCATACAACACCAATCGATAACACACACAACGAACTACTTCATTCAATTACCGTTCGTCCTGTTTCACAAAACGACCAGGCAAATTGGGACACACTGATGCGCCAGCATCATTACCTTGGATTTCGTTCTCTCGTAGGAGAATCAATTCGCTACGTAGCGGAATCACAGGGACAATGGCTTGCCTTGATCGGCTGGGCTGCCGCAGCATTAAAATGTACCGTTCGCGATAAGTGGATTGGATGGCCGCCATTTTTAAAATCACAACGCCTGAAACTCATAGCAAACAACTCACGTTTCCTGATCCTTCCTCAGATACACGTACCAAACCTTGCCTCCCGTATTCTTTCTCTTAACCTTAAACGCTTATCACAAGACTGGACTAAGGTCTATGGGCATCCAATCTGGCTTGTGGAGACCTTTGTCGACCCTCGTTTTTTTAAAGGCGTCTGCTATAAGGCCGCAGGATGGATTTTTTTAGGACATTCAACCGGTTTTGCCAGATCATCACAAGGCTATCTTCTGCACAATAAGCCAAAGATGGTCTTTGTTCGCTCATTGAAAGCACAAGTCCAAAAACAACTTAATAACCCTAATCTTACCATACAATTAAGAAAGGAGACAAAGCCTATGAAATTATCTTTAAAAGATGCGGAATTTCTTGACGAATTATTGCAGCAAATCCCTGAACATCGCATGCCCAGAGGCGTTCGCCACAGGAAACGTTCTATCCTGGCAATTTCTATCTGTGCTATCATCTGCAATGCCTGGAGCTTTGCCGCCATTGCAGAGTGGGCAAAGCGTTGTCCGCAAAATATGCTAAAACGTCTCTCCTGCCGTTATAATACAAAAACGAAACGATACGAACCACCGAGTGAACCTACCATCAGGCGTTTCTTACAGCAGGTGGATGCAGAAGCAGTTGATAAAGTCCTCTCGCGTTGGTTTCAATCTGTAGGTGATAAAAGCCTGCCCATTGCGGTTGACGGGAAAACCCTTTGCGGTGCAAGACAGCCTGACGGCAAACAGGTACATTTGCTTGCCGCTTTTCTTCATAAACAGGGTATAGTTCTCGCACAAACTCAGGTAGACTGCAAAACAAACGAAATACCGATGGTTCCGGTATTGTTTGATGATTTAGACATAAAAGACCGTGTCGTTACTTTCGATGCCTTACATGCGCAAAAGGAAACCGCACACATCACATGA
- a CDS encoding DUF4159 domain-containing protein produces the protein MKHNHFNLSISFSFILFVATILSPSLNTLFAMGDASKFTFVQIEYSNGNWNPRPNTGNRLMWELMKRTSVEASIGTRSVMPGDKELFEYPFAYMSGDREFPPFSDSEISNLKLYLEFGGTLLIDDCIGKDNFGFDKSIQREIKRIFPNKSLEPLSLEHTIFKSFYLLNRAYGRIMEKTFLEGITLGNRTVIIYSHNDLGGAWAKDPLGTWEYEVIPGGERQREMAFRLGINIIIYALTGDYKQDQVHLPFIMKRRM, from the coding sequence ATGAAGCATAATCATTTCAATTTATCTATCTCCTTTTCATTTATTTTGTTCGTAGCCACTATTTTATCCCCTTCCCTCAACACGCTTTTTGCAATGGGTGACGCCTCAAAGTTTACCTTTGTACAGATTGAGTATTCCAACGGCAATTGGAACCCACGGCCAAATACCGGCAACCGGCTCATGTGGGAGCTGATGAAGAGAACCAGCGTGGAAGCAAGCATTGGGACCAGATCCGTCATGCCCGGCGATAAAGAGTTATTTGAATATCCCTTTGCCTACATGTCGGGAGACCGTGAATTTCCCCCTTTTAGTGATAGCGAAATTAGTAATCTTAAGTTGTACCTTGAGTTCGGAGGAACCTTGCTCATTGACGACTGCATTGGAAAGGACAATTTCGGTTTCGATAAATCCATACAACGGGAAATTAAGCGGATATTCCCAAACAAATCGTTAGAGCCTCTTTCATTAGAACATACCATCTTTAAATCCTTTTATCTGCTGAACAGGGCATATGGCCGGATTATGGAAAAGACGTTTCTGGAAGGGATAACACTTGGGAATCGTACCGTAATAATTTATTCACACAATGACCTCGGCGGCGCATGGGCGAAAGACCCTCTGGGTACGTGGGAATACGAAGTGATTCCCGGAGGGGAGAGGCAGCGGGAAATGGCCTTTCGCCTCGGGATAAATATCATTATATATGCCCTGACGGGGGATTACAAACAAGACCAGGTACACCTTCCCTTCATCATGAAAAGAAGGATGTGA